One Vigna unguiculata cultivar IT97K-499-35 chromosome 7, ASM411807v1, whole genome shotgun sequence genomic region harbors:
- the LOC114191136 gene encoding auxin-induced protein 10A5-like → MMLRSFVGKVEKGVSHIVQRRPAVRYYSEGTSVGDDVREGYFAVLAMKGGESKRFIVGLHYLNDPAFLGLLRQAEQEFGFRQMGALAVPCQPQELQNILDASRP, encoded by the coding sequence ATGATGCTTAGGTCTTTTGTTGGGAAGGTAGAAAAGGGAGTTTCACACATTGTTCAGAGAAGACCAGCAGTGAGGTACTACAGTGAAGGCACAAGTGTGGGAGATGATGTTAGGGAAGGATACTTTGCTGTTCTTGCCATGAAAGGTGGAGAATCCAAAAGGTTCATTGTTGGGTTGCATTACTTGAATGATCCTGCTTTCTTAGGATTGCTTCGACAAGCCGAACAAGAGTTTGGTTTCAGACAAATGGGAGCTCTTGCAGTCCCTTGTCAGCCTCAGGAATTACAGAACATTCTTGATGCTTCCAGACCATAA
- the LOC114191135 gene encoding uncharacterized protein LOC114191135, which translates to MFLNSKGEVESEHSPPSSPKSSSSHTSFPSSEDEIKHHEGGLLVVRRMLGQVPKEFESQRENIFHTRCLINKKTCSLIIDGGSCVYVANTRVVDKLGLDTIPHAKPCKLSWLSENGEINVDKQVLITFSIGSYKDNVLCDLVPMEATHILLGRPWQFDKKAFHDGHSNKFSFNFQGKRITLLPLSPKEVNDDKKQMFEKRKEEKVQLMAHTKEARKSLISFKGAKKVMLSQKQIFLAYPSESSCSFQNPPPKCPQDLSIVLDEFKDVFQDPPKGLSPLRGIEHQIDFIQGSSLPNRPTYRTNPEDAKEIQKQVNDLLEKGWVQHSMSPCVMPVILVPKKDGTWRMCIDCRAINNITIKYRHFIPRLDDLLDELHGATIFSKIDWKSGYNQIRIKEGDEWKTSFKTKHFHEAHASCA; encoded by the coding sequence ATGTTCTTGAATTCCAAAGGAgaagttgaaagtgaacattcccCTCCCTCTTCCCCCAAGAGTAGTTCATCACACACTTCTTTCCCTTCAAGTGAAGATGAGATCAAACATCATGAAGGAGGTCTTTTAGTTGTGAGGCGCATGTTGGGCCAAGTTCCAAAGGAATTTGAATCTCAaagggaaaatatttttcatacaagatgCCTCATCAACAAAAAGACTTGTTCCCTCATTATTGATGGTGGAAGTTGTGTCTATGTGGCTAACACAAGGGtagtggacaagcttggcttggacaccatccctcatgccaagccttGTAAACTATCTTGGTTAAGTGAAAATGGTGAAATAAATGTGGATAAACAAGTTCTCATCACTTTCTCCATTGGGAGTTACAAGGATAATGTTTtgtgtgacttagtgcccatggaagcaactcacatacTTCttggaaggccatggcaatttgacaaAAAAGCTTTCCATGATGGTCATTccaataaattttcttttaacttccAAGGCAAAaggatcacattactacctttATCCCCCAAAGAAGTAAATGATGACAAAAAACAAATGTTtgagaaaagaaaggaagagaagGTGCAACTTATGGCGCACACCAAGGAAGCAAGGAAGAGCTTGATCTCCTTCAAAGGAGCTAAAAAGGTAATGCTTtctcaaaaacaaatttttcttGCTTATCCAAGTGAGTCTTCTTGTTCCTTTCAAAACCCTCCTCCTAAGTGTCCTCAAGACTTGTCTATAGTCTTAGATGAATTCAAGGATGTATTCCAAGATCCCCCAAAGGGACTTTCACctctaagaggtatagaacatcAAATTGACTTCATCCAAGGATCATCTTTGCCCAATAGGCCAACCTATAGGACCAATCCCGAGGATgccaaagaaattcaaaaacaagtcaATGATTTGTTAGAAAAGGGATGGGTGCAACATAGTATGAGCCCTTGTGTTATGCCTGTGATCCTAGTTCcaaaaaaggatggaacatggagaatgtgtaTAGATTGTAGGGCCATCAATAATATCACCATCAAATATAGGCATTTCATCCCTAGGTTAGATGACTTGCTTGATGAGCTTCATGGTGCAACCATCTTTTCAAAGATAGATTGGAAGAGTGGTTAcaaccaaataagaatcaaggAAGGAGATGAGTGGAAAACCTCCTTCAAAACCAAGCACTTTCATGAGGCTCATGCATCATGTGCTTAG